One window of Methanothermobacter tenebrarum genomic DNA carries:
- a CDS encoding CDGSH iron-sulfur domain-containing protein has translation MEPRIRILKDGPYLVMGNIPLYDGEIVTDEEGHTIDIIEKGEYPPRETYVLCRCGGSGDKPYCDGTHSSIGFDGTETASRDPLYFTRSYI, from the coding sequence ATGGAACCTAGGATACGAATATTAAAGGATGGCCCATACCTCGTCATGGGAAACATACCATTATATGATGGTGAAATAGTAACCGATGAAGAAGGGCATACCATTGACATTATAGAAAAGGGTGAATATCCCCCCAGGGAAACTTATGTTCTCTGCAGGTGTGGCGGATCAGGTGACAAGCCATATTGTGATGGTACCCACTCAAGCATAGGCTTTGATGGTACCGAAACTGCAAGTAGAGACCCCCTATATTTCACGCGCTCTTACATTTGA